The following coding sequences are from one Eucalyptus grandis isolate ANBG69807.140 chromosome 11, ASM1654582v1, whole genome shotgun sequence window:
- the LOC104430687 gene encoding G-type lectin S-receptor-like serine/threonine-protein kinase At1g61370, whose product MGDLLGKCLPVRQMAKLPARVTGGSHPNEAFATGKVPTQTILLSPNETLLVIKYHYPEGILAFCECTYTEDLSTVSLAYSNPIFILFDLPITALQSSTIYNITSSRPLIQNKTLVSPRKIFELGFFAPNGSEKQYVGIWYKNTTFSKVVWVANRDKPLGHKDQSASLIISGDGNLKLLDGQQNTVWSTNVMAKSNYSAAVLSDFGNLVLQDGNANEMWESFDEPTDTLLPNMKIGVNVKTGKKKYLISWKGEDDPSPGSFVLGVTSETPPQLFAWNGSSPYWRSGQWDKSKFNGMPTMSNTYLSGHEIQQNIDQGTTYYFRNNYNNSFLGYSFISSEGSIESLRWGDGWSIIWEVSRTNRCEIYGTCGPFGVCNTFSSPLCSCLKGFKPRSDEEWNRGNWTGGCVRKMELNCQKSTRAAAMTTVEKDVFWKIKHMKLPDSADYLSNIADAEGCRSWCLGNCSCLAFSYVDTVGCMTWFKNLIDTQQFSREGRDLFIRLVDVDKGVPTKTKLIISLSTISGIMLFGAGISVCGLFKWRGKFRKMTIPRVLNSKATANRSEELLRETAWKEQMKQGDASELMVYDLDSILLATNNFNMKNKLGQGGFGPVYKGKLNGGKDIAVKRLLSSSGQGIAEFKNEILLISKLQHRNLVRLVGYCTEGEERILVYEYLPNRSLDAFLFDSKEKAKLSWGIRFDIIQGIARGLLYLHRDSCLRVIHRDLKVSNILLDEKMNPKISDFGLARMFEGTQVFVNTHKVVGTLGYMSLEYAMGGIFSEKSDVYSFGVLILELISSKKNTSLDYHGQHLNLLTYVWHLWCEGRGLALMDKAIADAFSLSEVMRCIQLGLLCVQEHATDRPDTSAVVLMLSGQSDLPQPKQPAFTFQRSTTHEVRSQEENIWSRNSITITMAEGR is encoded by the exons ATGGGTGATCTCTTGGGAAAGTGCCTACCTGTACGTCAAATGGCAAAACT gcCAGCGAGGGTCACCGGTGGTTCCCACCCGAACGAGGCCTTTGCAACTGGCAAGG TTCCGACTCAAACCATTTTACTATCGCCAAACGAAACTCTTCTGGTCATTAAATACCACTATCCCGAAGGAATATTGGCTTTTTGTGAGTGCACTTACACAGAGGATCTAAGCACTGTAAGCTTGGCTTACAGTAATcccatttttatcctttttgaTCTGCCTATAACAG CACTTCAAAGCAGCACAATTTACAATATAACTTCATCAAGGCCACTCATTCAGAACAAAACCCTTGTCTCTCCTCGTAAAATCTTCGAGCTCGGGTTCTTCGCGCCTAATGGATCAGAAAAGCAGTACGTAGGAATATGGTACAAGAACACGACTTTCTCCAAAGTTGTCTGGGTGGCCAACAGGGACAAGCCACTTGGACACAAAGATCAATCTGCGAGTTTGATAATTAGTGGAGACGGAAATCTGAAGCTTCTTGATGGGCAACAAAATACTGTCTGGTCTACAAATGTCATGGCGAAGTCTAATTATTCTGCAGCAGTGCTTTCAGACTTTGGAAACCTTGTTCTTCAAGACGGGAATGCAAATGAAATGTGGGAAAGCTTCGATGAGCCAACCGACACTCTCCTGCCAAACATGAAGATCGGAGTAAACGTGaaaacaggaaagaaaaaatacttGATTTCCTGGAAAGGTGAAGATGATCCTTCGCCCGGAAGCTTTGTCCTTGGAGTGACGTCGGAGACACCGCCTCAGCTTTTCGCTTGGAATGGATCAAGTCCATACTGGAGAAGCGGACAGTGGGATAAATCCAAGTTTAATGGAATGCCGACCATGAGCAACACATATCTGAGTGGCCATGAGATCCAGCAAAATATCGACCAGGGAACAACGTATTATTTCCGCAATAATTACAACAACTCCTTCCTTGGATACAGTTTCATCTCTTCAGAAGGATCTATAGAGTCTCTTCGTTGGGGCGATGGATGGTCAATAATCTGGGAAGTATCACGAACTAACCGGTGTGAAATTTATGGAACATGCGGTCCTTTTGGAGTTTGCAACACGTTTAGTTCACCTTTATGCAGTTGCTTAAAAGGGTTTAAACCAAGGTCAGATGAAGAGTGGAACAGAGGAAACTGGACCGGAGGGTGCGTtcggaaaatggaattgaattgTCAGAAATCCACACGTGCAGCAGCTATGACGACTGTGGAAAAAGACGTGttctggaaaataaaacatATGAAATTGCCTGATTCTGCTGATTATTTGTCAAACATAGCTGATGCAGAAGGATGTCGAAGTTGGTGCCTAGGAAACTGCTCGTGCTTGGCCTTTTCTTATGTGGATACTGTAGGATGTATGACTTGGTTTAAAAACCTCATAGATACTCAGCAATTCTCCAGAGAAGGCAGAGATCTATTTATTCGACTTGTGGATGTGGATAAAG GTGTACCTACGAAGACAAAACTCATCATCAGCTTAAGTACTATTTCTGGCATCATGTTATTCGGAGCTGGCATTTCAGTGTGTGGTCTTTTCAAGTGGAGAG ggaaatttaggaaaatgacaatccCAAGGGTCCTTAATTCAAAGGCCACAGCCAACAGATCAGAGGAATTGCTGAGGGAAACTGCATGGAAAGAGCAAATGAAGCAAGGTGATGCATCGGAATTAATGGTTTATGATTTGGACAGCATACTCCTTGCAACAAACAACTTCAACATGAAGAACAAACTCGGGCAGGGAGGGTTTGGCCCTGTTTATAAG GGAAAGCTGAACGGTGGTAAGGACATAGCTGTGAAAAGACTTTTGAGCAGCTCAGGCCAAGGCATTGCAGAGTTCAAGAATGAGATCCTCCtgatatccaaacttcaacaccGAAATCTGGTGAGACTTGTTGGTTACTGCActgaaggagaagaaaggaTACTAGTGTATGAGTACTTGCCGAACAGGAGCTTGGACGCCTTTCTTTTCG ATTCAAAAGAGAAGGCAAAACTCAGTTGGGGCATCCGCTTCGACATTATCCAGGGCATTGCAAGAGGGCTGCTCTACCTCCACCGTGATTCATGCCTCAGGGTCATACATCGAGATTTGAAAGTGAGCAACATTCTCTTGGACGAAAAAATGAATCccaagatttcagattttgggcTAGCGCGGATGTTTGAAGGCACTCAAGTTTTCGTAAATACTCACAAAGTTGTGGGGACACT GGGTTACATGTCTCTCGAATATGCCATGGGTGggatattttctgaaaaatctgatgtttatagctttggCGTACTGATATTGGAGCTTATCAGCAGCAAGAAGAACACAAGTTTAGATTACCATGGACAGCATCTCAATCTCCTGACCTAT GTATGGCATTTGTGGTGTGAAGGCAGAGGATTGGCCCTAATGGATAAAGCCATTGCTGACGCATTTTCGCTGTCAGAAGTGATGAGATGCATTCAATTAGGACTTCTCTGTGTGCAGGAACATGCCACAGATAGACCCGACACGTCAGCTGTGGTTCTAATGCTAAGTGGGCAGTCTGATCTTCCACAGCCAAAGCAACCAGCATTTACATTTCAACGCTCAACGACTCATGAAGTCCGATCACAAGAAGAAAACATTTGGTCCAGGAATTCCATCACCATTACTATGGCTGAAGGAAGATAA
- the LOC120289840 gene encoding G-type lectin S-receptor-like serine/threonine-protein kinase At1g61370 yields the protein MAMFIWKQGKLNDGKEIAVKRLSSSSGQGIAEFKNEILLISKLRHRNLVRLVGYCREGEEKIIVYEYLPNKSLDSFLSDSTEKPKLSWAICFRIILRVTRGLLSLQRNSCPRVIHQVLKESNILLDEKMNPKISDFGLARIFEGVWHPMYEYNMSKPYSGYMSLEYAMGGILSEKSDVYSFGVLILELISINLSTGKLSSGLYLSKSLMNRP from the exons ATGGCTATGTTCATTTGGAAACAGGGAAAGCTCAATGATGGTAAGGAGATAGCTGTGAAGAGACTTTCGAGCAGCTCAGGCCAAGGCATAGCCGAGTTCAAGAATGAGATCCTTCTAATATCCAAACTTCGACACCGAAATCTGGTGAGACTTGTCGGTTACTgcagagaaggagaagaaaagataatAGTGTATGAATACTTGCCGAACAAGAGCTTGGACTCCTTTCTTTCTG ATTCAACAGAGAAGCCAAAACTTAGCTGGGCCATATGCTTCCGCATTATCCTCAGAGTCACAAGAGGGCTGCTCTCCCTCCAACGCAATTCTTGCCCCAGGGTCATACATCAAGTTTTGAAAGAGAGCAACATTCTCTTGGATGAAAAGATGAATCccaagatttcagattttgggcTGGCACGGATATTCGAAG GAGTATGGCATCCTATGTACGAATATAACATGTCCAAGCCATACAGTGGCTACATGTCTCTGGAGTATGCCATGGGTGGGATACTTTCTGAAAAATCAGATGTTTATAGCTTTGGAGTACTAATATTGGAGCTGATCAGCATCAACCTGTCTACCGGAAAGCTTTCCTCAGGACTTTACCTAAGCAAAAGCCTAATGAACCGGCCTTGA
- the LOC104445667 gene encoding probable tyrosine-protein phosphatase DSP4 isoform X1, translating to MPMKLDAPNGGAAAAAVAANGAEGERERDGDELFVPPLNFAMVDGGLFRSGFPDGANFSFLQSLGLRSVICLCPEPYPEANSEFLAANGIRLFQFGIENCKEFESMSSGCIHIRSVHKTREYEEPFINIPDEAIREALKVLLDVRNHPVLIHCKRGKHRTGCLAGCLRKLQRWCLSSIFDEYQRFAGTKARVSDQRFIELFDISSLKHSPMSFSCLKR from the exons ATGCCCATGAAGCTCGACGCCCCCAACGGCGGCGCTgccgcggcggcggtggcggcgaacGGGgcggagggggagagggagagggacggGGACGAGCTGTTCGTGCCGCCGCTCAACTTCGCGATGGTCGACGGCGGCTTGTTCAGGTCGGGTTTCCCCGACGGCGCCAACTTCAGCTTCTTGCAGTCGCTCGGGCTCCGGTCCGTCAT ATGTTTGTGCCCCGAGCCTTATCCGGAGGCGAACAGCGAGTTCCTGGCGGCCAATGGGATTCGGCTTTTCCAATTCGGGATCGAGAATTGCAAG GAATTTGAATCCATGTCAAGTGGATGCATTCATATCAGAAGTGTTCACAAGACTCGAGAATACGAA GAACCTTTCATCAATATTCCAGATGAAGCAATTCGTGAAGCGCTGAAAGTACTCCTTG ATGTAAGGAACCACCCTGTCTTAATCCACTGCAAACGTGGGAAG CACCGAACTGGTTGTCTTGCGGGATGCCTAAGAAAGTTACAGAGGTGGTGTCTGTCTTCTATCTTTGATGAGTACCAGAGGTTTGCCGGCACTAAAGCTAGAGTATCGGATCAGAGATTTATAGAGTTGTTCGATATCTCAAGCTTGAAGCACTCGCCAATGTCATTTTCGTGTTTAAAAAGATGA
- the LOC104445667 gene encoding probable tyrosine-protein phosphatase DSP4 isoform X2, with the protein MPMKLDAPNGGAAAAAVAANGAEGERERDGDELFVPPLNFAMVDGGLFRSGFPDGANFSFLQSLGLRSVICLCPEPYPEANSEFLAANGIRLFQFGIENCKEPFINIPDEAIREALKVLLDVRNHPVLIHCKRGKHRTGCLAGCLRKLQRWCLSSIFDEYQRFAGTKARVSDQRFIELFDISSLKHSPMSFSCLKR; encoded by the exons ATGCCCATGAAGCTCGACGCCCCCAACGGCGGCGCTgccgcggcggcggtggcggcgaacGGGgcggagggggagagggagagggacggGGACGAGCTGTTCGTGCCGCCGCTCAACTTCGCGATGGTCGACGGCGGCTTGTTCAGGTCGGGTTTCCCCGACGGCGCCAACTTCAGCTTCTTGCAGTCGCTCGGGCTCCGGTCCGTCAT ATGTTTGTGCCCCGAGCCTTATCCGGAGGCGAACAGCGAGTTCCTGGCGGCCAATGGGATTCGGCTTTTCCAATTCGGGATCGAGAATTGCAAG GAACCTTTCATCAATATTCCAGATGAAGCAATTCGTGAAGCGCTGAAAGTACTCCTTG ATGTAAGGAACCACCCTGTCTTAATCCACTGCAAACGTGGGAAG CACCGAACTGGTTGTCTTGCGGGATGCCTAAGAAAGTTACAGAGGTGGTGTCTGTCTTCTATCTTTGATGAGTACCAGAGGTTTGCCGGCACTAAAGCTAGAGTATCGGATCAGAGATTTATAGAGTTGTTCGATATCTCAAGCTTGAAGCACTCGCCAATGTCATTTTCGTGTTTAAAAAGATGA
- the LOC104445668 gene encoding F-box protein CPR1, producing MAELAGDLPGELVTEILDRLPVESLLRCRSVSKRWRRIIDSREFVRSHLARSFESTANLTLFFRHSSSLYCIDLTSLLRHGGVAEMNYPLMCYSDQIRVLGSCNGLLCISNAADDVVVWNPATRKHKFLPYSAVEVRRSSVFSVCVYGFGYDERQDDYVLLRLVQLVTEPIESEVSIYSLKDNAWRRLKDMPYSLVYPRKMGVFVCGHLHWIMTRELVSDSANLLVAFDFRIEDFKVVDQPEGIDNKLDMDLSVLGGCLCLSINRNHMGVDVWIMREYGLRDSWNKLFSIPQPEVARPLGFVRPLAYAKNGRQVLVRQDSKNLILYDLQTKDIERVDINGMPNSFEAEICLRTLVSVDDYGGYTKKKQQEAEEIENRTKRDDFLSVGFKLVL from the exons ATGGCGGAACTCGCGGGCGATCTGCCCGGCGAGCTGGTGACCGAGATCCTGGACCGCCTCCCGGTCGAGTCGCTGCTCCGGTGCCGCTCCGTCTCCAAGCGGTGGCGCCGCATCATCGACAGCCGCGAGTTCGTCCGCTCCCACCTCGCCCGCTCCTTCGAGTCCACCGCCAACCTCACCCTCTTCTTCCGCCACTCCTCCAGCCTCTACTGCATCGACCTCACCTCCCTCCTCCGCCACGGCGGCGTCGCCGAGATGAACTACCCGCTCATGTGCTACAGCGACCAGATCCGCGTCCTCGGCTCCTGCAACGGCCTGCTCTGCATCTCCAACGCCGCCGACGACGTCGTCGTTTGGAACCCCGCCACGCGGAAGCACAAGTTCCTGCCGTACTCCGCCGTCGAGGTGCGGCGCTCCTCGGTTTTCTCCGTCTGCGTCTACGGGTTCGGGTACGACGAGAGGCAAGACGATTACGTGCTGCTGAGGCTGGTCCAGCTCGTGACGGAGCCGATCGAGTCGGAAGTTAGTATCTACAGCTTGAAGGATAACGCTTGGAGGCGGCTCAAGGACATGCCGTACTCCCTCGTTTATCCCCGCAAGATGGGGGTTTTCGTGTGCGGCCATCTGCACTGGATAATGACGCGGGAGCTGGTGTCGGATTCGGCGAATCTGCTGGTGGCTTTCGATTTTCGAATTGAGGATTTTAAGGTGGTGGACCAGCCTGAAGGTATCGATAATAAGCTTGACATGGATTTGTCCGTCCTGGGAGGGTGTCTCTGCCTTAGCATTAACCGGAACCACATGGGTGTCGATGTGTGGATTATGAGAGAGTATGGATTGAGAGATTCATGGAATAAGTTGTTCTCGATACCGCAACCTGAAGTTGCGAGGCCTCTTGGGTTTGTCCGGCCGTTGGCTTACGCCAAGAATGGTCGTCAAGTTTTGGTAAGACAGGACAGTAAGAATCTCATTTTGTATGATCTACAGACTAAGGACATCGAGAGGGTTGATATAAACGGCATGCCAAATTCCTTTGAAGCAGAAATTTGTTTGAGAACCCTTGTTTCGGTCGATGATTATGGAGGATACACCAAGAAGAAGCAGCAAGAAGCGGAAGAGATTGAGAATAGGACCAAGAG GGATGACTTCCTCTCGGTGGGCTTCAAGCTTGTTCTCTAA